The window TATTGCACCCGACCGCGGCCGCGGTGCCGACGTCCGCGAGCGGGCCGAGGCCGGTGACCTGTGTTTCGGCACCATCGACTCGTGGCTCATCTGGAACCTCACCGGCGAGCACGTCACCGACGTGACCAACGCCTCCCGGACCCTGCTTTTTGACATCCACGAGATGGCGTGGGACGAGGACCTGCTCGCGGAGTTCGACGTTCCCGAGGCCGTCCTTCCCGAAGTCAGACCCTCCAGCGATGCCGAAATATACGGCTACACCGACCACGACACCTTCGGTGCCGAAATCCCCGTGACCGCCGCGCTCGGCGACCAGCAGGCGGCCCTCTTCGGACAGACCTGCTTCGATGCCGGCGACGCCAAGAACACCTACGGCACCGGTTCGTTCCTCCTCCTCAACACCGGCGAGGAGGCCGTCGATTCGGACCACGGCCTCCTGACGACGGTGGCCTTCCAGCGCTCCGGCGAACCCGTCCAGTACGCGCTGGAGGGGTCGATTTTCGTCACTGGTGCAGCCATCGGCTGGCTCGAAGACGTCGACCTCATCGACGATGCCGCGGAAACCGAGCGACTGGCTCGGGAGGTGGATTCGACCGACGGCGTCTACTTCGTGCCCGCCTTCACCGGCCTCGGCGCGCCACACTGGGACCAGCGCGCACGCGGGACGATGGTCGGCCTGACCCGCGGGACCGAACGCGCCCACATCGTCCGAGCGACGCTGGAGGCCATCGCCTACCAGACCCGCGACGTCGTCGAGGCGATGGTCGAGGACAGCGGCCTCGAACTCACCGACCTCCGGGTCGACGGCGGCGCCGTCAAGAACAACTTCCTCTGTGGGTTGCAGGCGGACATCCTCGAAAGCGACATCGTC of the Natronomonas halophila genome contains:
- the glpK gene encoding glycerol kinase GlpK, whose translation is MAYVAAIDQGTTGTRSMVFDREGRVHGQAYETHEQRYPEPGWVEHDPEEIYDNAVATLQEAIDVAGVDPAEIAALGVTNQRETTVLWDAETGDPVHDAIVWQDRRTTERVERLREEGRAAAIRRKTGLQPDAYFSATKLEWLLDNADPIAPDRGRGADVRERAEAGDLCFGTIDSWLIWNLTGEHVTDVTNASRTLLFDIHEMAWDEDLLAEFDVPEAVLPEVRPSSDAEIYGYTDHDTFGAEIPVTAALGDQQAALFGQTCFDAGDAKNTYGTGSFLLLNTGEEAVDSDHGLLTTVAFQRSGEPVQYALEGSIFVTGAAIGWLEDVDLIDDAAETERLAREVDSTDGVYFVPAFTGLGAPHWDQRARGTMVGLTRGTERAHIVRATLEAIAYQTRDVVEAMVEDSGLELTDLRVDGGAVKNNFLCGLQADILESDIVRPVVDETTALGAAYAAGLAVDYWESVDELRENWRVDREFEPTPSEDIEDRYERWSEAVERAKGWARE